The following coding sequences lie in one Calypte anna isolate BGI_N300 chromosome 7, bCalAnn1_v1.p, whole genome shotgun sequence genomic window:
- the PPIG gene encoding peptidyl-prolyl cis-trans isomerase G — translation MGVKVQRPRCFFDIAINNVPAGRVVFELFSDVCPKTCENFRCLCTGEKGTGKSTQKPLHYKSCLFHRVVKDFMIQGGDFSEGNGRGGESIYGGFFEDESFAVKHNKEFLLSMANRGKDTNGSQFFITTKPTPHLDGHHVVFGQVISGQEVVREIENQKTDASSKPYAEVRILSCGELIPKSKAKKEEKKRHKSSSSSSDSESSSDSESSSDSSTDSESASEEKAKKRKKKHKKNSKKHKKEKKKRKKSKKSSSSESEEENPEAQPLSTVRPEEIPPVPENRFLMRKSPPKVDEKEKDRKSREKERESNLSNSQSTYQRRLLVTRSGRKIKGRGPRRYRTPSRSRSRDRFRRSETPPHWRQEMQRAQRMRVSSGERWIKGDKSEINENKKDNQKSPGRGKERKMSDHRQVSESPNRRGEKEKKKDHKSSSKDREARRNSEKDDKHNKSKARKRVKSRSHSKSREKSKSKERDSKHSRHDEKRVRSRSKERDHDKGREKEKRYDSRGRDKERSRSKERSRRAGSRNNEQDHRKSKDREKRKSRSKEREHARGKHSSSSRTRDRSKSRDRGRRGRSRSRDRDRSRSKDYSRNRDRETRRRGRSRSRERRGTPDKYRGRENRRRRESRSSEREESQSRNRERYSNRESRSSYKRNDTENQRKRRSKSRESSSPESSKEKKSSKDQDRSPDSKKRPSSKEGESKKTYSRSSKEKEKTRSSAEKEINQKSRSQERDHAPSKDKKSDHETSPGTDDDRHG, via the exons ATGGGCGTAAAGGTCCAGAGACCTCGTTGCTTTTTTGACATAGCCATCAACAATGTACCTG ctggaagaGTGGTCTTTGAACTGTTCTCAGATGTATGTCCAAAGACATGTGAGAATTTTCGCTGCCTTTGCACAG GTGAAAAGGGTACAGGAAAGTCCACCCAAAAGCCATTGCATTACAAAAGTTGTCTGTTTCACAGGGTCGTGAAAGATTTTATGATCCAAGGTGGTGACTTCAGTGAAG GAAATGGCAGGGGAGGAGAATCTAtttatggtggtttttttgaag atgaaagctttgctgtaaagcacaacaaagaatttctcctttcAATGGCCAACAGAGGGAAAGACACAAATGGTTCGCAGTTCTTTAT AACAACTAAACCTACACCTCACTTAGATGG ACATCATGTTGTTTTTGGACAAGTCATCTCAGGTCAGGAAGTTGTGAGAGAaatagaaaaccagaaaacagaTGCATCTAGTAAACCATACGCTGAAGTACGCATACTGAGTTGTGGAGAGTTAATTCCAAAATCAAAAG ccaagaaagaagaaaagaaaagacacaAGTCGTCTTCCTCATCCAGTGACTCGGAAAGTTCAAGTGATTCAGAATCATCTTCTGATTCATCAACGGATTCTGAGAGTGCTTCAGAGGAGAAAGCTAAAAAAcgaaaaaagaaacacaagaaaaattccaagaaacataagaaagaaaagaaaaagagaaagaaaagcaagaaaag ctcatCCAGTGAAAGTGAAGAGGAAAACCCTGAAGCACAGCCACTGTCTACTGTCCGTCCTGAAGAAATTCCTCCTGTACCTGAAAACCGGTTCCTCATGAGGAAAAGCCCTCCTAAAgtagatgagaaagaaaaagacaggaaaagcagggagaaggaaagagaaag taatCTATCGAATTCACAGTCAACGTACCAGAGGAGGCTGTTAGTTACCAgatctggaaggaaaataaaaggaagaggaCCAAGG CGTTACCGGACACCTTCCAGATCCAGGTCAAGAGATCGATTCCGACGCAGTGAAACTCCTCCACATTGGAGGCAAGAAATGCAAAGAGCTCAAAGAATGAGGGTGTCTAGTGGAGAAAGATGGATAAAAGGGGACaa GAGTGAAATAAATGAGAACAAGAAAGATAATCAGAAAAGCCcgggaagaggaaaagagagaaaaatgtcagaCCACAGGCAAGTTTCTGAAAGTCCAaacagaagaggggaaaaagagaagaaaaaggatcaCAAATCCAGCAGTAAAGACAGGGAGGCAAGAAGGAATTCAGAAAAAGACGACAAGCATAACAAAAGCAAGGCCAGGAAAAGAGTAAAGTCTAGAAGCCATAGTAAAAGCCGAGAGAAAtcaaaaagtaaagaaagagaCTCTAAGCACAGCAGGCATGATGAGAAGAGAGTAAGATCAAGAAGCAAAGAGAGAGACCAtgacaaaggcagagaaaaagaaaagcgCTATGATTCTAGAGGGAGAGATAAAGAAAGAAGTAGGAGcaaggagagaagcagaagggcAGGCTCAAGAAATAATGAACAAGACCATAGGAAGAGTAAAGACAGGGAGAAACGTAAGTCAAGGAGCAAAGAGCGTGAGCATGCTAGGGGAAAACACAgttccagcagcagaacaaggGATCGGAGCAAAAGCCGAGACAGGGGTAGGAGGGGAAGAtcaagaagcagagacagagatCGCAGTAGAAGTAAAGACTATTCCAGGAATAGGGATAGAGAAACGAGACGAAGAGGAAGatcaagaagcagagaaaggagaggtaCACCAGATAAATacaggggaagagaaaatagGAGGAGGAGAGAATCAAGGAGctcagagagggaggaaagtCAAAGTAGGAACAGGGAGAGGTATTCAAATAGAGAAAGTAGAAGCTCATATAAGAGGAATGATACTGAAAACCAAAGGAAGAGGCGTTCAAAAAGCCGTGAAAGTAGCAGTCCTGAATCCAGTAAAGAAAAGAAGTCTAGTAAAGATCAGGATAGAAGTCCAGACTCAAAAAAAAGACCAAGTAGCAAGGAGGGAGAATCAAAAAAGACATATTCACGCAGcagtaaggaaaaggaaaagaccagatcctcagcagaaaaagaaataaaccaaaaatccAGGAGTCAGGAAAGAGATCATGCCCCTAGTAAGGATAAAAAGTCTGATCACGAAACAAGTCCTGGGACAGATGACGACAGGCATGGATGA